A genomic region of Gallus gallus isolate bGalGal1 chromosome 19, bGalGal1.mat.broiler.GRCg7b, whole genome shotgun sequence contains the following coding sequences:
- the LOC124417312 gene encoding apoptosis-inducing factor 3-like isoform X1 yields MDCNDTVTAEVCREDDIGDGELCEVMVAGYPVLLVRDKMEFSALGSRCPHYGAPLSKGVLRGHRLRCPWHGSCFNIKTGDIEEYPSLDCLPCFKVTVEDGKVFVTAKKKDLESSLRVKDMSKRCLLNRNTMLLLGGGVAALTCAETLRQEGFTGRIIMATKEKHAPYDKSKLSKEMNLKAEDIYLRKPEFLCAHGIELWTEKEAVSVDFQKQKVHFMYGSSQKYNQLLIATGGHSSFLKVPGADLQNVCHLQTPEDASKVLELASGKNLVIVGASFIGMETAAFLSDKAAAISVVEKQEFPFQKTLGPQVGGVVLKMLQSKGVKFYMKKELHELKGKDGKVAEAILASGEKLPADVVVVGIGVTPNSAFLKGTTIAKDNSGAILVDLRMQTNIPNVFAAGDVVSFPVALLNGDHSSIHHQQVAEAHGSIAAFNMLKKQKELHTVPFFWTTMLGRSIHYAGCGKGYTDTVLKGSLEEQKFLIFYLKDGLVTAAASLNCDPVVSLIAEVLYLGEKISKEEAEAYDINNICL; encoded by the exons ATGGATTGCAATGACACCGTCACCGCAGAGGTCTGCAGGGAGGACGACATTGGGGATGGAGA gcTCTGTGAGGTGATGGTGGCCGGCTACCCGGTGCTGCTGGTGAGGGACAAGATGGAGTTCAGCGCCCTGGGTAGTAGGTGCCCACACTATGGCGCACCGCTCAGCAAAG GGGTCTTGAGAGGGCACAGGCTGCGCTGCCCCTGGCACGGCTCCTGCTTCAACATCAAAACTGGAGATATTGAAGAGTACCCTTCTCTGGACTGCCTGCCTTGCTTTAAG GTAACAGTGGAAGATGGAAAGGTGTTTGTTACAGCCAAAAAGAAG GATCTTGAAAGCAGCCTGAGGGTGAAGGACATGAGCAAACGATGCCTTCTCAACAGGAACACGATGCTTCTCCTGGGGGGAG GTGTGGCTGCCCTGACCTGTGCAGAGACACTTCGCCAAGAGGGCTTTACTGGCAGGATCATCATGGCCACCAAAGAGAAACATGCTCCGTATGACAAGTCCAAACTGAGCAAG gAAATGAACTTAAAAGCTGAGGACATCTACCTGAGGAAACCTGAATTCCTATGTGCTCATGGCATAGAGCTCTGGACAGAGAAAGAG GCAGTGTCAGTGGATTTCCAGAAGCAGAAGGTCCACTTCATGTATGGATCCTCTCAGAAGTACAACCAGCTGCTCATTGCAACAGGTGGACA CTCCAGCTTCCTCAAAGTCCCAGGGGCAGACCTGCAGAACGTGTGTCATCTTCAAACCCCGGAGGATGCTAGCAAGGTCTTAGAGCTGGCATCTGGGAAGAATCTGGTGATCGTAGGAGCTTCATTCATAG GAATGGAGACAGCTGCCTTCCTCTCAGACAAGGCTGCTGCCATCTCGGTGGTGGAAAAACAGGAGTTCCCTTTCCAGAAAACGCTGGGTCCTCAGGTCGGAGGCGTTGTCTTGAAG aTGCTGCAAAGTAAAGGAGTGAAGTTTTACATGAAAAAAGAACTCCACGAGCTGAAAGGGAAGGATGGAAAG GTCGCAGAAGCCATTCTTGCCAGTGGAGAAAAACTACCTGCggatgtggtggtggtgggaatAG GGGTGACCCCCaactctgcatttctgaaggGTACCACCATCGCCAAAGACAACAGTGGTGCCATCCTGGTGGACCTG CGCATGCAAACCAACATCCCAAATGTCTTTGCTGCGGGAGATGTGGTTTCCTTTCCCGTAGCACTGCTCAATGGGGACCACTCCAGCATCCATCACCAACAGGTGGCCGAGGCCCACG GTTCCATCGCTGCCTTTAACATgttgaagaaacagaaggagTTGCACACTGTCCCTTTCTTCTGGACCACAATGCTTGGGAGAAGCATCCACTATGCAG gctgtgggaAGGGCTACACCGACACCGTTCTGAAGGGCAGCTTGGAGGAACAGAAGTTCCTCATCTTCTACCTCAA AGATGGCTTGGTGACAGCAGCTGCCAGCCTAAACTGTGACCCCGTGGTGTCTCTGATTGCAGAAGTTTTATACTTGGGGGAAAAGATTtcaaaggaagaagcaga GGCCTACGATATCAACAACATATGCTTGTGA
- the LOC124417312 gene encoding apoptosis-inducing factor 3-like isoform X2 — protein sequence MDCNDTVTAEVCREDDIGDGELCEVMVAGYPVLLVRDKMEFSALGSRCPHYGAPLSKGVLRGHRLRCPWHGSCFNIKTGDIEEYPSLDCLPCFKVTVEDGKVFVTAKKKDLESSLRVKDMSKRCLLNRNTMLLLGGGVAALTCAETLRQEGFTGRIIMATKEKHAPYDKSKLSKEMNLKAEDIYLRKPEFLCAHGIELWTEKEAVSVDFQKQKVHFMYGSSQKYNQLLIATGGHSSFLKVPGADLQNVCHLQTPEDASKVLELASGKNLVIVGASFIGMETAAFLSDKAAAISVVEKQEFPFQKTLGPQVGGVVLKMLQSKGVKFYMKKELHELKGKDGKVAEAILASGEKLPADVVVVGIGVTPNSAFLKGTTIAKDNSGAILVDLRMQTNIPNVFAAGDVVSFPVALLNGDHSSIHHQQVAEAHGSIAAFNMLKKQKELHTVPFFWTTMLGRSIHYAEMAW from the exons ATGGATTGCAATGACACCGTCACCGCAGAGGTCTGCAGGGAGGACGACATTGGGGATGGAGA gcTCTGTGAGGTGATGGTGGCCGGCTACCCGGTGCTGCTGGTGAGGGACAAGATGGAGTTCAGCGCCCTGGGTAGTAGGTGCCCACACTATGGCGCACCGCTCAGCAAAG GGGTCTTGAGAGGGCACAGGCTGCGCTGCCCCTGGCACGGCTCCTGCTTCAACATCAAAACTGGAGATATTGAAGAGTACCCTTCTCTGGACTGCCTGCCTTGCTTTAAG GTAACAGTGGAAGATGGAAAGGTGTTTGTTACAGCCAAAAAGAAG GATCTTGAAAGCAGCCTGAGGGTGAAGGACATGAGCAAACGATGCCTTCTCAACAGGAACACGATGCTTCTCCTGGGGGGAG GTGTGGCTGCCCTGACCTGTGCAGAGACACTTCGCCAAGAGGGCTTTACTGGCAGGATCATCATGGCCACCAAAGAGAAACATGCTCCGTATGACAAGTCCAAACTGAGCAAG gAAATGAACTTAAAAGCTGAGGACATCTACCTGAGGAAACCTGAATTCCTATGTGCTCATGGCATAGAGCTCTGGACAGAGAAAGAG GCAGTGTCAGTGGATTTCCAGAAGCAGAAGGTCCACTTCATGTATGGATCCTCTCAGAAGTACAACCAGCTGCTCATTGCAACAGGTGGACA CTCCAGCTTCCTCAAAGTCCCAGGGGCAGACCTGCAGAACGTGTGTCATCTTCAAACCCCGGAGGATGCTAGCAAGGTCTTAGAGCTGGCATCTGGGAAGAATCTGGTGATCGTAGGAGCTTCATTCATAG GAATGGAGACAGCTGCCTTCCTCTCAGACAAGGCTGCTGCCATCTCGGTGGTGGAAAAACAGGAGTTCCCTTTCCAGAAAACGCTGGGTCCTCAGGTCGGAGGCGTTGTCTTGAAG aTGCTGCAAAGTAAAGGAGTGAAGTTTTACATGAAAAAAGAACTCCACGAGCTGAAAGGGAAGGATGGAAAG GTCGCAGAAGCCATTCTTGCCAGTGGAGAAAAACTACCTGCggatgtggtggtggtgggaatAG GGGTGACCCCCaactctgcatttctgaaggGTACCACCATCGCCAAAGACAACAGTGGTGCCATCCTGGTGGACCTG CGCATGCAAACCAACATCCCAAATGTCTTTGCTGCGGGAGATGTGGTTTCCTTTCCCGTAGCACTGCTCAATGGGGACCACTCCAGCATCCATCACCAACAGGTGGCCGAGGCCCACG GTTCCATCGCTGCCTTTAACATgttgaagaaacagaaggagTTGCACACTGTCCCTTTCTTCTGGACCACAATGCTTGGGAGAAGCATCCACTATGCAG AGATGGCTTGGTGA
- the LOC124417312 gene encoding apoptosis-inducing factor 3-like isoform X3, translated as MRAPITTPSAQCINILFFPPTQVTVEDGKVFVTAKKKDLESSLRVKDMSKRCLLNRNTMLLLGGGVAALTCAETLRQEGFTGRIIMATKEKHAPYDKSKLSKEMNLKAEDIYLRKPEFLCAHGIELWTEKEAVSVDFQKQKVHFMYGSSQKYNQLLIATGGHSSFLKVPGADLQNVCHLQTPEDASKVLELASGKNLVIVGASFIGMETAAFLSDKAAAISVVEKQEFPFQKTLGPQVGGVVLKMLQSKGVKFYMKKELHELKGKDGKVAEAILASGEKLPADVVVVGIGVTPNSAFLKGTTIAKDNSGAILVDLRMQTNIPNVFAAGDVVSFPVALLNGDHSSIHHQQVAEAHGSIAAFNMLKKQKELHTVPFFWTTMLGRSIHYAGCGKGYTDTVLKGSLEEQKFLIFYLKDGLVTAAASLNCDPVVSLIAEVLYLGEKISKEEAEAYDINNICL; from the exons ATGAGAGCTCCTATCACCACCCCATCAGCACAGTGTATCAATATACTCTTCTTTCCTCCCACCCAGGTAACAGTGGAAGATGGAAAGGTGTTTGTTACAGCCAAAAAGAAG GATCTTGAAAGCAGCCTGAGGGTGAAGGACATGAGCAAACGATGCCTTCTCAACAGGAACACGATGCTTCTCCTGGGGGGAG GTGTGGCTGCCCTGACCTGTGCAGAGACACTTCGCCAAGAGGGCTTTACTGGCAGGATCATCATGGCCACCAAAGAGAAACATGCTCCGTATGACAAGTCCAAACTGAGCAAG gAAATGAACTTAAAAGCTGAGGACATCTACCTGAGGAAACCTGAATTCCTATGTGCTCATGGCATAGAGCTCTGGACAGAGAAAGAG GCAGTGTCAGTGGATTTCCAGAAGCAGAAGGTCCACTTCATGTATGGATCCTCTCAGAAGTACAACCAGCTGCTCATTGCAACAGGTGGACA CTCCAGCTTCCTCAAAGTCCCAGGGGCAGACCTGCAGAACGTGTGTCATCTTCAAACCCCGGAGGATGCTAGCAAGGTCTTAGAGCTGGCATCTGGGAAGAATCTGGTGATCGTAGGAGCTTCATTCATAG GAATGGAGACAGCTGCCTTCCTCTCAGACAAGGCTGCTGCCATCTCGGTGGTGGAAAAACAGGAGTTCCCTTTCCAGAAAACGCTGGGTCCTCAGGTCGGAGGCGTTGTCTTGAAG aTGCTGCAAAGTAAAGGAGTGAAGTTTTACATGAAAAAAGAACTCCACGAGCTGAAAGGGAAGGATGGAAAG GTCGCAGAAGCCATTCTTGCCAGTGGAGAAAAACTACCTGCggatgtggtggtggtgggaatAG GGGTGACCCCCaactctgcatttctgaaggGTACCACCATCGCCAAAGACAACAGTGGTGCCATCCTGGTGGACCTG CGCATGCAAACCAACATCCCAAATGTCTTTGCTGCGGGAGATGTGGTTTCCTTTCCCGTAGCACTGCTCAATGGGGACCACTCCAGCATCCATCACCAACAGGTGGCCGAGGCCCACG GTTCCATCGCTGCCTTTAACATgttgaagaaacagaaggagTTGCACACTGTCCCTTTCTTCTGGACCACAATGCTTGGGAGAAGCATCCACTATGCAG gctgtgggaAGGGCTACACCGACACCGTTCTGAAGGGCAGCTTGGAGGAACAGAAGTTCCTCATCTTCTACCTCAA AGATGGCTTGGTGACAGCAGCTGCCAGCCTAAACTGTGACCCCGTGGTGTCTCTGATTGCAGAAGTTTTATACTTGGGGGAAAAGATTtcaaaggaagaagcaga GGCCTACGATATCAACAACATATGCTTGTGA